In a single window of the Prochlorococcus marinus CUG1415 genome:
- the sppA gene encoding signal peptide peptidase SppA: MIWPFRRKSKKRLARIVIDEPITSSTRVSVLKALKQIEDREFPALIVRIDSPGGTVGDSQEIYSAIKRLKDKGCKVIASFGNISASGGVYISVASDKIVANPGTITGSIGVIIRGNNLSELLDKIGIKFETVKSGVFKDILSPDKPLSEEGRSLLQGLIDESYKQFTEAVAEGRNIPVEEVRKFADGRIFTGTQAKELGLVDEVGDEFVARELAAKMVNIDPKIEPLTLGKKKKKILGLIPGSKIIEKVLNNIFFEIDSSNKILWLYKP, encoded by the coding sequence ATGATTTGGCCTTTTAGACGAAAGTCAAAAAAACGACTGGCTCGTATAGTAATTGATGAGCCTATTACAAGTTCAACAAGAGTTTCTGTCCTTAAAGCTCTTAAACAAATTGAGGATAGAGAATTTCCTGCTTTAATCGTGAGAATTGATTCACCGGGAGGTACTGTTGGCGATAGCCAAGAAATATACTCTGCTATTAAAAGACTAAAAGATAAAGGATGTAAAGTCATTGCTAGTTTTGGGAACATATCAGCATCTGGAGGTGTTTACATTAGTGTTGCATCTGACAAAATAGTTGCAAATCCAGGCACAATTACAGGATCTATTGGAGTGATTATAAGGGGAAATAATTTATCTGAATTATTAGATAAAATTGGCATAAAATTCGAGACTGTTAAAAGCGGTGTATTTAAAGATATACTTTCTCCAGACAAACCTTTAAGCGAGGAAGGTAGATCACTTCTTCAAGGCCTCATAGATGAAAGCTACAAACAATTTACTGAAGCTGTTGCTGAGGGCAGAAATATACCCGTAGAAGAAGTAAGGAAATTTGCGGATGGAAGAATTTTCACTGGGACACAAGCAAAAGAATTAGGTCTTGTTGATGAAGTTGGAGATGAATTTGTTGCGAGGGAACTTGCTGCAAAAATGGTTAATATTGATCCTAAAATTGAGCCCTTAACATTAGGGAAGAAAAAAAAGAAAATACTTGGACTAATACCTGGAAGTAAAATTATTGAAAAAGTTTTAAATAATATATTTTTTGAGATTGATTCATCTAATAAAATACTTTGGTTATATAAGCCTTAA
- a CDS encoding DMT family transporter, with protein sequence MNSILNWFLMILPFALWGTSMAAMTPLVASAGPEFVASLRLLPAGILVLITTYLLKRDLKIYKCDLKWFFIFTIVDATFFQFFLTYGIEKTGAGLGSVLIDSQPLLVAILARAIFGNLINPIGWLGLLFGLGGIVFLGVPQEFLENWWLMSDTATSDVAFNVGELWMLAASLAMAIGTILIRFTCTKSDPVAVTGWHMVLGSFPLIIKHCLQSNFQIIPDWSIFDWTLMSFASIFGGAIAYGLFFYFANNKEITGFSTLAFLTPVFALLSGGVWLDERLTILQWIGVVFVLISVFFVSQRRSLWENKFTDTTS encoded by the coding sequence ATGAATTCAATCCTAAATTGGTTTTTAATGATACTCCCTTTTGCATTATGGGGCACTTCAATGGCGGCAATGACCCCCTTAGTTGCTAGTGCAGGACCGGAGTTTGTGGCTTCTTTGAGATTACTTCCTGCAGGAATTCTTGTTCTTATAACAACATATTTACTTAAAAGAGATTTAAAAATTTACAAGTGCGATTTGAAGTGGTTTTTTATTTTTACAATCGTCGACGCTACTTTTTTTCAGTTTTTTCTTACTTATGGCATTGAAAAAACTGGGGCAGGGCTTGGCTCTGTATTGATTGATTCTCAGCCCCTATTGGTGGCAATTTTAGCAAGGGCAATTTTTGGTAATTTAATTAATCCAATAGGATGGTTAGGCTTACTTTTTGGATTAGGAGGAATAGTATTCTTAGGTGTTCCTCAAGAGTTTTTAGAAAATTGGTGGTTAATGTCTGATACGGCTACAAGTGATGTGGCTTTTAACGTTGGAGAACTTTGGATGCTTGCAGCATCGCTTGCTATGGCAATAGGAACTATTTTAATTAGATTCACCTGTACCAAAAGTGATCCAGTTGCTGTTACTGGATGGCATATGGTTTTAGGGAGTTTCCCCTTAATTATTAAGCATTGCTTACAATCAAATTTTCAAATAATCCCCGATTGGTCAATATTTGATTGGACCCTCATGTCATTTGCAAGTATCTTTGGAGGAGCCATAGCTTATGGATTGTTTTTCTACTTTGCTAATAATAAAGAAATAACTGGATTTAGTACTCTTGCATTTTTAACTCCTGTATTTGCACTTCTTAGTGGAGGTGTTTGGTTAGATGAAAGGCTTACTATTCTTCAATGGATAGGAGTAGTTTTTGTTCTTATCTCGGTATTTTTTGTTAGCCAAAGAAGGTCTTTATGGGAAAATAAATTTACTGACACTACTAGTTAA
- the aroH gene encoding chorismate mutase: protein MYEKMKDDYKITFIRGATTASGNSVREIEDAVVELIDELISRNNLIKKNLLSITFTSTKDLDACFPASIARKFNELDSVAFLDCQQMYVSNDIDFCIRIMAQVLLPPNFPIQHPYLRGASKLRPDRC, encoded by the coding sequence ATGTATGAAAAAATGAAAGATGACTATAAAATTACATTTATTCGAGGAGCTACAACAGCATCAGGTAACTCTGTTAGGGAAATAGAAGATGCCGTAGTTGAATTAATAGATGAATTAATTTCTCGAAATAATCTTATTAAGAAGAACTTATTATCCATTACATTTACTTCAACAAAAGATTTGGATGCATGTTTCCCTGCTTCAATTGCAAGGAAATTTAATGAACTTGATTCAGTTGCATTTTTAGACTGTCAACAAATGTATGTCTCTAATGATATCGATTTTTGTATAAGAATAATGGCACAAGTTTTATTACCGCCAAATTTTCCTATACAACATCCTTATTTAAGAGGCGCTTCAAAATTAAGGCCAGATAGATGTTAA
- a CDS encoding glycosyltransferase family 4 protein, which produces MRIVLISTPIGFLGSGKGGGVELTLNSLVSGLLSLGHSVDVIAPKNSKLYESNEKAKLHFVEGEDQISWQHQNYNSPASIPDNSLLAGMLEKGLEIAKQADVLLNMSYDWLPIWMTLNVEIPIAHIISMGSESSVISNLISKVYFKHPYNFAFHSKIQANDYPFIKKPTIIGNGFKLNNYIFQDSVKGPLAWVGRVAPEKGLEDAVFVANELGEKLNVWGVIEDETYASKIEQSFPQGTINWMGFVATDALQKELGKCRVMLNTPKWNEAYGNVVVEALACGVPVIAYKRGGPSEIIQHGQTGYLAEPDNKEILLSYVEIIEKIKRKNCREWVEKNASADIFANKVLNWLNKVINEYK; this is translated from the coding sequence ATGCGAATAGTTTTGATAAGCACTCCAATAGGTTTTCTGGGAAGCGGTAAAGGTGGAGGAGTTGAATTGACTTTGAATTCCTTAGTCTCAGGCTTGCTTTCTTTAGGCCATTCTGTAGATGTGATTGCTCCTAAAAATTCTAAATTATATGAAAGTAATGAAAAAGCAAAATTACATTTTGTAGAGGGTGAAGATCAAATTAGTTGGCAGCATCAAAATTACAATTCTCCCGCTAGTATTCCAGATAATTCACTTCTAGCAGGAATGCTTGAAAAGGGATTAGAAATCGCGAAACAAGCAGATGTACTTTTGAACATGTCTTATGATTGGTTGCCTATTTGGATGACTCTAAATGTAGAGATACCAATTGCACATATTATTAGTATGGGTTCTGAAAGTTCAGTAATTAGTAATTTAATCTCGAAGGTATATTTTAAACATCCATATAATTTTGCTTTTCATTCAAAAATACAAGCTAATGATTATCCATTCATAAAAAAACCAACAATTATTGGTAATGGTTTTAAATTAAATAATTATATTTTTCAAGATTCAGTAAAGGGACCCTTGGCCTGGGTAGGAAGAGTGGCACCTGAAAAAGGTCTAGAGGATGCTGTTTTTGTAGCCAATGAACTTGGAGAAAAACTAAATGTTTGGGGGGTGATAGAAGATGAGACCTATGCCTCAAAGATAGAACAATCATTCCCTCAAGGAACTATAAATTGGATGGGTTTTGTAGCAACCGATGCATTACAAAAAGAACTTGGTAAATGTAGGGTGATGCTCAATACTCCGAAATGGAATGAGGCATATGGGAATGTAGTTGTTGAAGCTCTAGCTTGTGGGGTGCCAGTTATAGCTTATAAAAGGGGCGGACCTAGTGAAATTATTCAGCATGGGCAAACAGGGTATCTTGCTGAACCTGATAATAAAGAAATTCTGCTTTCATATGTAGAGATTATTGAAAAAATAAAGCGTAAAAATTGTAGAGAATGGGTAGAAAAAAATGCTTCGGCAGATATATTTGCCAACAAGGTTTTGAACTGGCTTAATAAGGTAATCAACGAATATAAGTAA
- a CDS encoding DUF2808 domain-containing protein — protein MVKTKKLALNLKILRFFLIPTILFSTPFFNNIQDAKAGMEFQWDQDSGYRRLKWFQKENKRRFRNTIYFFFRPSDRKTDLLKINLAIPKHFKSTLNNEKISLCKVKIGGFEDRTKCLQDIPADIEINTDESSFRSLNIYPYSPIPSNKDSYAVVLKIINPKKSGLYQFHSYGQPKGKSVSSYLGSWTIVID, from the coding sequence ATGGTAAAAACAAAGAAGCTTGCTTTAAATTTGAAAATTTTAAGATTTTTTCTAATTCCAACAATTTTATTTTCAACTCCATTTTTTAATAATATTCAAGATGCTAAAGCAGGCATGGAATTTCAATGGGACCAAGACTCTGGATACAGAAGATTAAAGTGGTTTCAAAAAGAAAATAAAAGAAGGTTTAGAAATACAATATATTTTTTCTTTAGACCATCTGATAGAAAAACTGATCTTTTAAAAATAAATCTTGCCATTCCAAAACACTTTAAATCCACACTTAATAACGAAAAAATTAGTCTTTGCAAGGTAAAGATAGGTGGTTTTGAAGATCGAACTAAATGTCTTCAAGATATTCCAGCTGATATTGAAATTAATACGGATGAATCATCCTTCCGCTCCTTAAACATATATCCCTATAGCCCAATCCCCTCTAATAAAGACAGTTATGCGGTTGTTTTAAAAATTATTAATCCAAAGAAATCAGGGCTATATCAATTCCACTCTTATGGGCAGCCTAAAGGAAAATCAGTTTCAAGTTATTTAGGAAGCTGGACTATAGTGATCGATTAA